In the genome of Phragmites australis chromosome 9, lpPhrAust1.1, whole genome shotgun sequence, the window CTAATCAAACATAAAACTGGCTCATCTCATCtatctaaccaaacaaaaaactaaAGCATCTCATAAAAAAACAGAGATGATCCTGTCATATCTAAACTTGTCCTCTAATCAAACACACCTTTAGTAGGACACACCTAATTCATGCGCCCTTGCAGCACAACGTGCGAACTACCCCGACAGTCCCCTTACCTTTCTATTTTTGGAATCTTTTTCACTCCCTGTAATTCCTTTTTCGAAAAAATTTGTACGAGAAAAGTTTGTCTCAGGtaatttagaaaaagttttaacgagaaaatagaaaagttttcAGAAAAATTTATATGACCCCACGCTAACTTAGACTCCAGTGGTCACGCGCGGAACAGGATTTGCGTTTAGTGACTCACGCGCTGGCAGCCGTAGATCAAACGCCAGTCATACGGCTGGGTAGTACTCACAACAATCCCCATATCAAATAGTTTCTCGCTGAACTCCTGACTTCCAAATGACCTACTCAAATGAGTAAAATAAATCAGCAAATTGTTATTGTTCCTCTTGCCTCTGCATTTGTCCTTTTCATGAGGAGTTACTGCTCGCTATCTACAAGTCTACACCAACCAGATTGTATCATTCCAAACATGAGTACTATACATGCAGTCTAGTCACATAGATCAAAATGTAAAAGGTATCTTTGTTTCTGGCCTCTCGATGTTTTAGAAACTACATGCGATTCTGATAGAAATCATCACATGAGCTACCTCAACCTACAAGTGCTACGAAACAAGAGAATCACCCGTCGTTGCACATGGCTAATCTTTCTGGTACACATCAACTACGAGCTTATTTGGTTCATATATTAACTTTATTACTAtttgtcatatttttttatcacacTTATCAGGTTACTTAATCAAAATCTTAATCACACTTTAACATATATAAGAGAATCTTGCCATACTTTTTTAAGTCACCGATGCATAAGACCATAGTAGCGAAAAGATAATCTTATCATAATTGTAGTTACGAACCAAACAGATAGCTAAGTTGATCAACTCTGAGCTGAGTAACTTTAGACGTGATAAACTGTGACAAGTTTTAGCTATGAATCAAACAGAGCCTAAATCACCACTCTCTCAGttactcttttttcttctaCCACTTCTTTTTCCTAGTTTGGTCCAACTAGCATGCGAAAACTGGGATGATTCCCGAAAACTGGGATGATTCCCATATGAAAAATGGTCACAGAACTAGTTTGTGATAGAAGAAAATTAGGTTATGCCTCCTACTAGATGCATATATAAATTGTTTAATTCTTTTTCCCGAAAGATCGATGCATATATAAATTGTTAATTGTATGGAAAtactttaaaaaaagaaaacagtTTTAAATTTAACGAGAAAGAGAACTCAGATTATCACAGTCTGTGGCAGCATGATCCTAGTGCATTCAAATGACCAATCTTGATACTACTTGATTCAACACTGATCGCGCGCCCAGGCACACCCGCTCGCGAGCAAGGAGGAGCGGCGGTCGCTGTGCCGGCTGATCGACGCGCGCAAGCTgtcggcggaggcggcggcgcacgcCGTGCAGAACGACCGCCTGCCGGTGCGGTGCTTGGTGCAGGTGCTCTTCTTGTCGGAgcacggcagcggcggccaGCTCAACCACCGGCAGGCCGAGTGGAGCGGCGGCTCCTTCCGCGACCTGCAGATCAGGAGCCCCGCCCTCGACCTCCCCTCCGCCACGGCCGCCGGGAGTGTACGGTGCCAGTCCAAGCGCGAGCTCGTCGCCCAGCACCACGAGCTGCGCCGCCTCCGCGAGGATGTCGCCCGCCTCCAGGTCCGTACAATACCATGAACAGCGCGGTGGTCAGTGTCAGTTTGACACATGGATTTATGGATGCATACGTTGGTGGCTTCATGCAGGTGCAGTGCCACGCGCTGCAGGCGCAGGTGGACCGGCTGGGCTCGGagagccggcggcggcgagggctgtTCAGGTGGGGCGCGTTCCTGTTCGGAGGCGGCGCGGACGTGGTTAGGGTCGACGAGTCCGACAGCGGCGTGGAGAGGACGCCGCTGAGAGGGAGGAAGCATGGCCGCCACGCAccgacgccggcgacgggcaCGCCGACGATGGCAAGGTGGCGCAGGTCATACTGATTCTTGAGAGCATCGTACCTAGCTAGCCAACGCCGACGTGCGggtctttttttaaaaaaaaagtgaagtgtgctatatttgtttttttttcccttaCACGCTGATTGGTAacttgtttgttttttctttgtgtttGAGGTTTTTGTCAAGTATCTAATctgtattcttttttttccttttcaagtGTTACCTTCTCTCTCTGAATGTGGTGACTGGTGAAGGATGAAGTAGGAAATGTGACTCATTTTTTAAATTATAAGTCACAATTTTATATACAGTAGATCAACATCGAATTAAACAACCCACTAATCTCCATACAAATCCAATGGTTAAAAGAGTGACTTTCATctcagaaaagaaaaactcaaacAACTTACAAGTAGCTAGCCCACCTTTcgcggaaaaaaaaaagaacagaacGTACACTCACCTTCTCCATTGAACCCTTGGTGCACAACTCTCCTCTGGTCCTCAACCACCATGGTTTTGGAGAGGGAACAGAGCAGAAATTTTGTGAGCAACTGCATCGACGAGGATAGAAATTCCAGGAGGGGAGGGATAAAAAGATGTGCATCATCGTCGCGCGGTCAGACTTCCGGAGCGACTGAAATTGTCCATTGATTTCCTTCATTTTACCCTTCTCTTCTTGCAATTCCTATCATTTTCCGGCTATGCACATGAGGCACGAAATTGTTATGTTGATACTTTTTTTAAGTTTCACATGCCGATCTACAGCTCTAAATCTTATCATGAATTAAGTATTTAAGTTTGGATCACCATTCCTGCCCACGGATCTATTACATAATATccatattgcaaataaccttTCAAGTTCCAACTCTGGTCTTTGCTAGTTGCTACATTATCATCTCCGCAGCTAGTTCTGAGGCCCTTCTCCTGCTTCACCTTCCTCCGCTACCTGCAGCATCGACAGCGCCGACGCGTCAGTGCCGAACATCTTCTCCCTGACCACCATGTACTCAGGCCACGTCACGGCCCGGAACGCGGCCTTCCTCCCCAGCGGCACGGCGGACGCGAGCGGCGCCACCTTCATGTCAGCCGGCGGGCCGAGGAAGTAGGGAACGGAGATCCGCTCGCGCTCCCGGTTCACGACGGCGCGGTGGAGCACGCTGTGGAAGCGGCCGCTGGTGAGCACGTGGAAGAGGTTGCCGATGACGACGGCAAACGCGCCTGTCAGCGCCGGCACCGTCGCCTACCGGTCCGGCCCGTGGCAGAGGAGCTGCAGCCCCGGCACGAGGCTCTGCATGATGAACGTGAAGAAGCCCGAGCCGTACATGAATGCAGGGCAACGCGGGCGCTCGTTAATTAACCAGTGTAGCACGTGACGTGATTAACACGAGACATGCACGCACGTGAAGGCGCACGTACCAGAAGCGGAGGTAGTCGTCGCCGCCGTCGGGCCAGACGCGGCGGAACTCGGAGCGGATGGCGGCAACGAGGAACGTGCACCCCACGGACCACATGAGCTTGGAGAAGTGGAGCGCGTAGGGCGGCACGCCGTAGCCGTTGGCCTCCCCTGGGCGGCGCCCCGCGCGGGTCTTCTCCGGCGCCG includes:
- the LOC133927961 gene encoding LOW QUALITY PROTEIN: gibberellin 3-beta-dioxygenase 1-like (The sequence of the model RefSeq protein was modified relative to this genomic sequence to represent the inferred CDS: substituted 1 base at 1 genomic stop codon), translated to MPSSVAAPYFEFRSAESVPETHAWAGPHDHPAAGRDAVPVVDMGDPDVARAVARAAEEWAGFLLVGHGVTGEVVARMEEQIARLFARPAPEKTRAGRRPGEANGYGVPPYALHFSKLMWSVGCTFLVAAIRSEFRRVWPDGGDDYLRFWYVRLHRPRCPAFMYGSGFFTFIMQSLVPGLQLLCHGPDRXATVPALTGAFAVVIGNLFHVLTSGRFHSVLHRAVVNRERERISVPYFLGPPADMKVAPLASAVPLGRKAAFRAVTWPEYMVVREKMFGTDASALSMLQVAEEGEAGEGPQN